CTGCGGCAGCGTACCGACAAGCCGCTCTTGCTGATGACCTACGTCAACCCCGTCTTCGCCTGGGGCCCGGCGCGCTTCTTCGCAGCCTTCGCGGAGGCCGGGCTCGACGGGGTCATCCTCCCGGACCTGCCCCCGGACGAGGATCCGGAGGTCGTGCGCGCCGCGCACGACGCTGGACTCGCCACCGTCTTCCTGCTCGCCCCGACCTCCACCGACGCGCGCATCCGGGAGGTGGTCCGGCACACGACCGGCTTCGTCTACACCGTCAGCGTGACCGGGGTGACCGGCGCCCGCAGCGAGATGCCCGACCTCGCGCCCCTGGTGGGCCGCATCCGTTCGCAGACCGAGCTGCCCGTCGCGATCGGCTTCGGCGTCTCCGGCGCCGAGACGGCCCGCCAGGCGGCGCGCGTCGCCGACGGCGTCGTCGTCGGTTCGGCGCTCATCAAGAAACTGGCCTCCGGCGAGGATCCCGCGCCCCTGCTCGCCGAGATCCGGCGGGCGGCGCGCGTAGAATAGGCGCATGAAGCCCTTCAAGCTCGGCGGGTTCGAGGTCTACTTCCTGGAGGACGCGCGTTTCCGCCTCGACGGGGGCGCGATGTTCGGGGTCGTGCCCAAACCGCTCTGGAGCCGCGTCGCCGAGGCCGACGCGCAGAACCGCATCCCCCTGACGATCCGGCCGATGCTCGTGCGCGCGGGCGAACGCTGGGTCCTGATCGAGACCGGGATGGACGACAAGCAAGGGGAGAAGCACCGCAAGATCTACGGCATCGAGGGCGCGGGCCGCTTGCTCGAACAGCTGCGGGCCCTGGGGCTGTCCCCGGGGGACGTCGATCTGGTCATCAACACCCACCTGCACTTCGACCACGCCGGGTTGAACACAGTTTCACGAGATGGCCGTATCGTGCCGCTCTTCACGAATGCCCGCTACCTGGTGCAGAAACAGGAGCTGTACGACGCGACCCACGTCCACGAGCGCAACCGCGCCAGCTACCTCCCGGAGAACGTCGAGCCCGTGGCGGAGGCCGGTTTGTTCGAAGAGGTGGAAGGGGAGGTCGAGGTGTTGCCCGGCCTTACGCTCGTGCCGCTGCCGGGCCACACCCTGGGGCAGCAGGGGGTGGTGCTCCGCTCCGATGGACGCACCCTCGTCTACACCGCCGACCTGATGCCCACGCTGGCCCACGCGCCGCTGGCCTACATCATGGCCTACGACCTCTACCCCGTAACCACGCTGGAGGTGCGCAAGGCCTACTACCCGGCGTGGGCCGAGGAGGGGGCCTACCTGGCCACCCCGCACGATCCCGGAGCCCCGCTGGGCCGGCTCGTTCGTGACGAGCGCGGCTACCGGGCCGAACCGCTAAGCCCGTAGGCCGTCAGATGCCGCGCCAGAGCGTCCAGGCGGCCAGCAGGTAGAAGAAGACGGCCACCGCCCAGCTGGCGTAGGCGTAGCGCCGCTCCCCGCCTTCGGGTTGCAGGGAAAAGACGAAGATCAGGCCGCCCAGCATCGTGAACAGGAAGCCGACGGCCATCCAGAAGTAGGCGATGCCGCTCACGCCGCGCCTCCAGAAACCTCAAAGCCGCCTACGCGCACGCGCTCGAGGAAGGCCCGGTCCAGGGTGACGCCCAGCCCCGGCCCCTTGGGGACCGGCATCCATCCCTCCTCGGCCTCGAGGGGTTCGTTCACGACGTCGTGCGCCCAGTAGCGGCTCGCGGAGCTCGTGTCCCCCGGAAGGGTGAAGTTGGCGAGGGTCGCGGCGTGGATGTTGTGGGCGCGGCCCACCCCGGTCTCGAGCATCCCGCCCATCCAGACGGGCACCCCGAAGGCCTGAGCCAGGTCGTGCACCCTGCGGGCCTCGCCGTGACCGCCCACCCGGGCCACCTTGACGTTGATCACCCCGGCCGCGCCGAGCTCGAGCGCCTGCCGGGCGGCGCGCGCCGAGGTGATCGACTCGTCGAGGCAGATCGGGGTATCCAGCCGCTGGGCGAGCTGGGCGTGGTCGAGCAGGTCGTCGTAGGCGAGGGGTTGCTCGATGTAGTCGAGGTCGTAGGCGTCCAGCCGCGCCAGCTTGCGCGCATCGGAGAGCCGGTAGGCGGAGTTGGCGTCGACGGTGAGGTGGGCTTCGGGGAAGCGTTCCCGCACGGCGGCCACCACCGCGACGTCCCAGCCCGGCTTGATCTTCAACTTGATGCGCCGGTAGCCGGCTTCGAGGTGCCGGGCCACGGCGTCGATCGTCGCCTCCAGATCCGGCTGGATGCCCAGCGAGACCCCCACGGGGACGCGGTCGCGGACGCCGCCCAGCGCGTCCTTGAGCGGCAGCCCCAGGCCCCGCGCCCACAGGTCCCAGAACGCCATCTCGACCATCGCTTTGGCCATGGGGTTGCCGCGAAAGCGCTCCAGCGCCCGGGCCAGCGCCTCGGGGTTCGGCCAGTCCCGGCCCACCGCGGCGGGAAGCAGGCCCTTTTCTACCAGATCCAGGGCGCCGGCGAGCGTTTCCTCACGGTAGCCGGGGAAGGCGGTCATCACGCCCTCGGCGTAGCCCTCGAGCCCCTCGCCCCGGAGCACGAGCAGGGGAACGGTTCGGTGGGTTTGCACGCCGAACGATGTCTCGAAGCGGAAGTTCAGCGGCAGTTCGACGACGACGACCTCGGCGGATTCGATCTTCATAGCCCCATCCTATCCGCGCATGAGCTGGGGGAGGAAGAGCACGACCTCGGGCCAGACCGTGATCAGCGCCGCGAGCCCCATCAGGATGGCGAAAAAAGGCAGCGCCGCGCGCGCCACCCGCAAGATCGGAGCCCGGGCCACCCCCTGAATGACGAAGAGGTTGAAACCGACCGGCGGGGTGATCTGCGCGGCCTCGACCATGAGCACCAGGAAGATGCCGAACCACAGCGGGCTGAAGCCTGCCTGGGTGACGAGCGGCAGCGTGATGGGCAGGGTGATCACGATCATGCTGATCCCGTCGAGGAAGAAACCGAGGACGATGTAGAAGAGCGCGATCACCACGACGAGCAGGTACTTCGAAAGCCCCAGCGAGGCGATCCAGGCGGCCAGCGCGGTGGGGATGCCCATGAAGCCCATCGCCGTCGAGAGCAGCGACGCGCCGGCGATGATGAGGCCGATCATGCTGGTGGTGCGCACGCTGCCCAGCACCGCCTGCCGGAAGCTCTCGAGGGTGAGCGATCGGTAGGCGAGGGCCAGCAGGAACGCCCCCAGCACCCCGATCGCCGCCGACTCGGTCGGGGTCGCGAAGCCCATGTAGATGCTGCCGAGCACCAGCAGGATCAGCAGGGTGACGGGCACGAGGTTCACGAGCCCGAAGAAGCGGTCCTTCCAGGTGTACCGGTCTCCGCCCGGCGCCTTTTCGGGCCAGCGCAGCCCGGCGTAGACGAGGTAGAGCATGAAGCCGCCGGCGAGCATAAGCCCCGGGATCACCCCGGCGATGAAGAGCTTCCCGATCGACACCTCGGCGAGCACGCCGTAGATGATCATGACGAGCGACGGCGGGATCAAGAAGCCCAGCGTTCCGGCCCCCGCGAGCGAGCCCAGGATCAGGTCGTCGTCGTAGCCGCGCTTGCGCAGTTCGGGGATGTTGATCTTGCCGATCGTGGCGGCGGTGGCCGCCGAAGAGCCCGAGACCGCGGCGAAAATCGTGCTGGCCACCACGTTGGTGTGCAGCAACCGGCCGGGAAGCCAGGCCAGCCAGGGGGCAAGGCCGTCGAACATGCGTTCGGAGATGCGGGTGCGCAGCAGCAGCTCGCCCATAAAGATGAAGAGCGGCAGCGCCACCAGGGCCCAGGAGTCGGTGGCGTTCCAGGCGATGTTGCCGAGCAGACGCAGCGGCGGGGTCGAGGTGAAGAGGTCGATGGAGACGAGGGCCACCGCGAAGAGGGATACGAAGACCCAGACGCTCAGCCCCAGCAGCAGGAAGAGGATCGCGAGCAGGACGACGACGGCGACGAGGGGATCCATCTAGCCCTCCTCACCGGCCCAGCGCTTGAGCACGAAGGCGACGAAGCCCGTCCAGAGGACCAGCGCCCCCGCGAGCGCCCCCGCGTAGGGGTAGACGAGCGGCGTGCGCGAAGGAAGGAAGCTGCGGGTGCCGTAGTGCAGGGCGTCGAGGGTTTGGTTTCCCAGCGCGAGGACGAGCAGGGTGGCGAAGGCGAGGCCCAGCAGGCCCGCGATCAGGTCCAGACGGCGCCGCCATGCCGGGCTCAGGCGTTCGCGGAGCAGGCCCACGCGGATGTGCTCCCCCTTTTGCAACGTGTACCCCGCGGCCAGGTAGACGATCCCCGCCATGAAGTACCCCGAGTACTCCTCGGCGATCAGGGTGCTGCGTCCGAAGAACTGACGCAGGGCGATCTCGTAGAGGATGAGGCCGGTGGTGAGCAGCAGCAGAAAGCCGGCCACCCATCCGGTCAGGGTGGCCAGGCCCTCTGCGGCCCGCACGATGGACCGCACGGCGGCTCCTTACTTGCCCTGGAAGGCGTCGAGGACTTCCTTCGCCTTCGGCCCCGCTTCCGCCATCCACTTCTCCAGGATCTTCTGGGCCGCGGCCTCCATGGCGCTTTGCAGCTCGGGAGTGATGTCCTTGACGATCTGCATGCCGTGGTTCTTGAGCGCGATCTCGGAGACCAGGTCGGCCTTCTGCGAGGCCTTCCACTGGAAGGCCTCCACCTCGGCGGCGGCGTCGAGGATGGCCTGCTGTTCGGCGGCGGGGAGCTTGTCGAACGCCTGTTTGTTGACGATCACCATGTTGAGCGGGAAGGCGTAGTTGATGCGGTGGAAGTAGTTGGTCACTTCCCAAAGCTTGGCGTCGACGCCGGTCTGGGTGG
This genomic stretch from Oceanithermus profundus DSM 14977 harbors:
- a CDS encoding TRAP transporter large permease, with protein sequence MDPLVAVVVLLAILFLLLGLSVWVFVSLFAVALVSIDLFTSTPPLRLLGNIAWNATDSWALVALPLFIFMGELLLRTRISERMFDGLAPWLAWLPGRLLHTNVVASTIFAAVSGSSAATAATIGKINIPELRKRGYDDDLILGSLAGAGTLGFLIPPSLVMIIYGVLAEVSIGKLFIAGVIPGLMLAGGFMLYLVYAGLRWPEKAPGGDRYTWKDRFFGLVNLVPVTLLILLVLGSIYMGFATPTESAAIGVLGAFLLALAYRSLTLESFRQAVLGSVRTTSMIGLIIAGASLLSTAMGFMGIPTALAAWIASLGLSKYLLVVVIALFYIVLGFFLDGISMIVITLPITLPLVTQAGFSPLWFGIFLVLMVEAAQITPPVGFNLFVIQGVARAPILRVARAALPFFAILMGLAALITVWPEVVLFLPQLMRG
- a CDS encoding TRAP transporter small permease subunit, whose amino-acid sequence is MRSIVRAAEGLATLTGWVAGFLLLLTTGLILYEIALRQFFGRSTLIAEEYSGYFMAGIVYLAAGYTLQKGEHIRVGLLRERLSPAWRRRLDLIAGLLGLAFATLLVLALGNQTLDALHYGTRSFLPSRTPLVYPYAGALAGALVLWTGFVAFVLKRWAGEEG
- a CDS encoding MBL fold metallo-hydrolase, which produces MKPFKLGGFEVYFLEDARFRLDGGAMFGVVPKPLWSRVAEADAQNRIPLTIRPMLVRAGERWVLIETGMDDKQGEKHRKIYGIEGAGRLLEQLRALGLSPGDVDLVINTHLHFDHAGLNTVSRDGRIVPLFTNARYLVQKQELYDATHVHERNRASYLPENVEPVAEAGLFEEVEGEVEVLPGLTLVPLPGHTLGQQGVVLRSDGRTLVYTADLMPTLAHAPLAYIMAYDLYPVTTLEVRKAYYPAWAEEGAYLATPHDPGAPLGRLVRDERGYRAEPLSP
- the menC gene encoding o-succinylbenzoate synthase, yielding MKIESAEVVVVELPLNFRFETSFGVQTHRTVPLLVLRGEGLEGYAEGVMTAFPGYREETLAGALDLVEKGLLPAAVGRDWPNPEALARALERFRGNPMAKAMVEMAFWDLWARGLGLPLKDALGGVRDRVPVGVSLGIQPDLEATIDAVARHLEAGYRRIKLKIKPGWDVAVVAAVRERFPEAHLTVDANSAYRLSDARKLARLDAYDLDYIEQPLAYDDLLDHAQLAQRLDTPICLDESITSARAARQALELGAAGVINVKVARVGGHGEARRVHDLAQAFGVPVWMGGMLETGVGRAHNIHAATLANFTLPGDTSSASRYWAHDVVNEPLEAEEGWMPVPKGPGLGVTLDRAFLERVRVGGFEVSGGAA
- the trpA gene encoding tryptophan synthase subunit alpha, encoding MSRIQAAFRRARNEGRAAVVPYLTAGYPSPEAYLDTATQLLEFADLMEIGLPYSDPLGDGPTIQRSGEAALRAGVRTADVVALVAALRQRTDKPLLLMTYVNPVFAWGPARFFAAFAEAGLDGVILPDLPPDEDPEVVRAAHDAGLATVFLLAPTSTDARIREVVRHTTGFVYTVSVTGVTGARSEMPDLAPLVGRIRSQTELPVAIGFGVSGAETARQAARVADGVVVGSALIKKLASGEDPAPLLAEIRRAARVE